The region GAAACGCGAGATCGCCGAGGAGTTGGGTGCCGAGGCCACGGTCGATTACACCGAGCAATCCGTCGAAGAGTACGTCGAGGCTCACACCGACGGCGAGGGCTTCGACGTCGTCTTCGACCCGATCGGCGACGACCACCTCCAGACGGCCTTCGATGCGGTCCACCCCTACGGTCGGGTCCTCACCACCGAGTCGAGCTCGACCCAGGACCTGAGCGCGATGCACCTCAACGCCCTCTCGCTGGACGTCGTGCTCGTCATCCTCCCGATCCTCCGGGACGCCTGGCACGATCGCCTGGGCGACGAACTGCACGAGATCGCGGAACTGGTCGACGACGGCGCCCTCGAACCGCTGGTCGACGAGCGACGACACGGCTTCAGCGAGGCCGAGGAGGCCCATCGACGGCTCGAAGAGGGCGACGCGGTCGGCAAGATCGTCCTCGAGAACGACCTATGAATCGGTAAATCCGCTCGTGAATATCACGACCCACTGCCCGTAGTCGTATTTCTCCCGTATCTCGACCGAGACGACCCATTTGACCCACTGAAAACCCCGACGGCCGGGCGTGACGACCCGAAGGGGAAAGCCGTGGCCGTGACTGATCGGCTCCTCGCCGACGTGGGTAGCCAAGAGGGCGTCGTGGGCCTCCTCGAGTGGAAGGCTCCAGCGGTAGCCCGTCACCGACTGGAACCGGACGTATCGTGCCTCATCCGTGGGTTCGACCTCGTCGAGGAGGTCGCCCACCCGCACGCCCGTCCAGTCCTGTACCGAGTACCAGCCGCCCGTGCAGTCGAGGGTGCTTCGCTCGCGGTCGGCGGGCGTGAGATCCGCGTAGGCGATATCGAGGTCCCGTGCGGTCGCGCCGCCGACCGTCAGTGACCAGTCGTCGGGATCGACTGGGCCGGGATCGTCCGCGACCCAACTCGCGGTCGGAAAGGCGTTGCCTGCGAAGCTCCCCTGCTCGCGCGAGCCGGTGAACCGCCGGTCCGAACCGGGGGTATCGAGCAGCCGGTTGATCGCGCTCTGGGCGCGCCAGGCGAGACCGCCGACCACCCCCAGGGCGAGGTAGGTGAGTAGTGTGCGCCGTCCCTCGAAGTCCTCACGGCGCGGCGGGCGGTAGCGTGCCGAGAGGTGCGAGAGCACCAGGGGAACGAGTGCGACGCCGAAGGCCATGTGCAGGGTGAGGAACTCCCAGTAACCGACCCGCTCGTGGTAGCCGAAGACCCACATGGTACCCGTGACCAGCGCCGCGCACGCGACGAAAGCAGCGAGGATCGATACCGGCGTGGTCCGGTCCCACTTCGAGAACTGTGTGATCCGTCCGCGAACCCGCCGGAGCTTCCAGAACAGGAGAACCACCAGTGTGAAACCGGCGATACCGTGGACGTAGAAGAGATAGCGGTGTTCGGGCCGGCCGAGCGTGAGGCTCAGAAGGCCCGAAGCGACCTCGAAACAGACCAGCGCGAACAGCGTCCAGTCGACGAGTCGCGGTGGGAGCGAGAACCGGCCCATGGGTACTCAAGGGGGCCGAAGCCTCAAAACCCTCGCTACTGGCTGTGTTCGTACTCCTCGTAACCCCGGTCCGGATCGATCCGCGAACCGACCCACGTCCCGAGCGCGATCCCGTAGACGGCGTGGCTCGCATGGAACACCGTCTCGGCGTCCGCTTCGAGGTCGATGTCGAGCAGCCATTTCAGCATCACGCGCTCGCCGAAGGCCGAAAGGACGAGCCCGAAGACGCCCCCCCAGACGACGCCCTCGGTCTCGGTCGCGGAGCCCGGAAGGTTCATTCGAGGGTAAAGCAATCCGAACAGTGCCCCGAAACTGATCCCGTAGAGGAGATGGAGCAGGATGCCCATCCCCATGTACTCCTCGGGATGGCCGTCCCCGACGTACTTCGCCCAGAAGTTCGCCGAGGGCGGCAACGATCCGAGGATCGGCAGCCGAAAGGCCGTCATCACGACCGTCGCGAACGCACCCCCCTGTATCGCCCGAACCAGTGATCGGGCGGCGAACACGGGCGACGACTGTGCCTCCTCGACCTCCTCGCTCTCGGACGACGGAGCGTCGGACCCTTCGTCTCCGCCCCTTCCACCGAAACCTAACAGTGACATCGTTCTCAATGGGTCTTCTCGGCTCATCCCTATAACTGCGGTCCCGGCCATCGCGTTGGAGGGCACAACCGTGCATATTCAGATCGAAATAGCGTTCTCGATACGCACGAATCCGAGCGTTGAAGGGTGTGGATCGCCCACGGACGTCCATGACGACGATCATCGACGGGGATCGGATCGCAGGCGAGATCCGTGGAGCGCTCGAGGAGTCGATCGGGGCGCTCGCCGACCACGGCGTCACGCCGGGGCTCGCGACCGTCCTCGTCGGGGACGACCCCGCGAGCCAGACGTACGTGAACATGAAACAGCGCGACTGCGAGGAGGTCGGCATCAACGGGATCCACGTCGATATCGACGGAGATGCCTCGCCCGAGGAGCTCTACGACACCATCGAGGAGCTCAACGCCGATCCGGAGGTCCACGGCTATCTCGTTCAGGATCCCGTCCCCGAGCAGATCGACTACCGGGAGGTGCTCCGGCGGATCGACCCCGCGAAGGACGCCGACGGCTTTCACCCCGAGAACGTTGGTCGACTCGTCGCGGGAAACGCCCGTTTCAAACCGTGTACGCCCCACGGAATCCAAAAGCTGTTTTCGGAATACGACATCGAGACCGAGGGCGCGGACGTGACGGTCGTCGGTCGCTCGGACATCGTCGGCAAGCCGATGGCGAATCTACTCATGCAGAAATCCCAGGGAGGGAACGCCACCGTCACCGTCTGTCACTCCCGGACCGAAAATCTCGCCGAGAAGACCCGCCGCGCGGACGTCGTCATCGCGGCCTGCGGCGTGACCGAACTGATCGACGGCTCGATGATCTCGGAGGGCGCGACGGTGATCGACGTCGGGATCAGCCGGGTCGAGACCGACTCGGAGAAGGGATACGAACTGGTCGGCGACGTCGACTTCGAGAGCGCGAAGGAGAAGGCGGGCGCAATCACGCCCGTCCCGGGCGGCGTCGGGCCGATGACCCGTGCCATGCTGCTTTACAACACCGTCAAGGCCGCGAGCGAGTCCGAAGGCGTCCCGGTCGAACTACCCTAACTCGTCCAGACGCTTCGACGTGCGCGCCAGCGCCGTTTCGTCCCCGTCGACCGCGCGGCCGAGATCGCGCGCGATCTCGACGAGGCTCTCGGCGGTTCGTGGCTCGATATCGCCGTCGAGCGCCTCGACGCGTCGGACGTGATCATCGAGCCGACCGAGCGCGCGCCGGACCGGCGGCAGCGACTCCTCTCTCGTATCGAGCAGGCTCACGACGTCCTCTCGGTAGGTCGACGCCGCCGTTGCGTAGGCGAGCCCGCGTTCGGACGCGAGCGACTCGGGGACCGCGGACGGTGGCGGGCGCTCGCGATCCAGCAGTTCGAGGAGATACAGCTGTTCCACGTCGTCGACGTCCGAATCCAGTGCCCCCGACGAGAGCGAGCGTTCGTAGGCGCCGAGCGCGGTGATCAGCTCCTGAGCGATCAGGTAGTCGTCGTCCAACGTCCGGAGCGTCCCACCGTTGACGAACCCACGCTGGCGGACGTAGCTCCGACACCGCTCGCGTATCTCCGTCGCGAGCTCCGACAGCGGCTGGTCGAGCAGCTCCTCGCCGGTCGTCAGATCCAGTTCCACCGGACTGTCGGTGTGGAGCGCGCGCTCCTCGCGTCCGACGCTCTTGAGACTCCCACACTCGGGACAGGACACCTCCCCGGTCGTGTAGTACGACCAGCGCGTTCCACACTCGGTACACTCGCGCTCGCCTCGGATCTCCATACCCCGGGGTTTCGGAGCCAGCGGTAAAACGTCCGGCGTCCGGCACAGGGGACGGCGTGTGGTTTGATGTACCGTCCGATCCCACCGAACAGTATGCGTACCGAAGAGGAAATCAGAGAGCAGTACGAGTTCCTCGCCGAGCAACTCGAAAGCGACGACATGCGTCACGAGGGCGTGCGAGAGATGTTTACGTACTATAAGCGTGCGCTCGGCTGGGTTCTCGAGGAGGAGTACATATAGATACGTGGACAATTGTCGGTAGGTTTAATATGGGCTGGTTTCATTGAGTAGATGACGCTTCGCTTTGGAGGGCCGAAGCGTCAGCGGGGACCAATTCAGGGCGGCAAGCATCCACGCGGGAATTTTTCCTTCCCGCGTGGGTTGCTTTCCATTCGGATCACGAAACCATCAAGCGACAGCTCTCCCCG is a window of Halalkalicoccus subterraneus DNA encoding:
- a CDS encoding bifunctional methylenetetrahydrofolate dehydrogenase/methenyltetrahydrofolate cyclohydrolase, which encodes MTTIIDGDRIAGEIRGALEESIGALADHGVTPGLATVLVGDDPASQTYVNMKQRDCEEVGINGIHVDIDGDASPEELYDTIEELNADPEVHGYLVQDPVPEQIDYREVLRRIDPAKDADGFHPENVGRLVAGNARFKPCTPHGIQKLFSEYDIETEGADVTVVGRSDIVGKPMANLLMQKSQGGNATVTVCHSRTENLAEKTRRADVVIAACGVTELIDGSMISEGATVIDVGISRVETDSEKGYELVGDVDFESAKEKAGAITPVPGGVGPMTRAMLLYNTVKAASESEGVPVELP
- a CDS encoding molybdopterin-dependent oxidoreductase: MGRFSLPPRLVDWTLFALVCFEVASGLLSLTLGRPEHRYLFYVHGIAGFTLVVLLFWKLRRVRGRITQFSKWDRTTPVSILAAFVACAALVTGTMWVFGYHERVGYWEFLTLHMAFGVALVPLVLSHLSARYRPPRREDFEGRRTLLTYLALGVVGGLAWRAQSAINRLLDTPGSDRRFTGSREQGSFAGNAFPTASWVADDPGPVDPDDWSLTVGGATARDLDIAYADLTPADRERSTLDCTGGWYSVQDWTGVRVGDLLDEVEPTDEARYVRFQSVTGYRWSLPLEEAHDALLATHVGEEPISHGHGFPLRVVTPGRRGFQWVKWVVSVEIREKYDYGQWVVIFTSGFTDS
- a CDS encoding DUF7117 family protein; translation: MEIRGERECTECGTRWSYYTTGEVSCPECGSLKSVGREERALHTDSPVELDLTTGEELLDQPLSELATEIRERCRSYVRQRGFVNGGTLRTLDDDYLIAQELITALGAYERSLSSGALDSDVDDVEQLYLLELLDRERPPPSAVPESLASERGLAYATAASTYREDVVSLLDTREESLPPVRRALGRLDDHVRRVEALDGDIEPRTAESLVEIARDLGRAVDGDETALARTSKRLDELG